The genomic window GGCCAGACGGTCGAGGAACATGCGGTCGTGGCTGATGATAACGGCGCAACCGGCGAAGGCTTCGAGCGCCTCTTCGAGCGCTGCCAGCGTTTCCGTATCAAGGTCGTTGGTCGGTTCGTCAAGGAGGAGAACGTTGCCGCCGGCCTTCAGCATCTTGGCAAGGTGCACGCGGTTGCGCTGACCACCCGAGAGATTGCCGACCTTCTGCTGCTGATCGCCGCCCTTGAAGTTGAAGGCGCCGCAATAGGCGCGCGAATTCACTTCGAACTTGCCGAGCTTGATGATGTCGTTACCGCCGGAGATTTCTTCCCACACGGTCTTGTCACCCGCCAGTGTATCGCGGCTCTGGTCGACGTAACCGAGCTGAACCGTCTCACCGACAGTCACTGAACCGCTGTCCGGCTGCTCCTGACCCGTGATCATGCGGAACAGTGTCGTCTTACCGGCACCGTTCGGACCGATGACGCCGACAATGCCGCCCGGAGGCAGCTTGAAGGTGAGGTTTTCGATCAGCACCCGATCGCCATACGCCTTGGTGAGGTTTTCCGCTTCGATAACGACACGGCCCAGACGCTCAGCGACCGGGATGACGATCTGCGCGTCGCCGGGACGGCGGTTTTCAGCGGCTTCCACCAGCTCGTCATAAGCGCGGATACGCGCCTTGGACTTCGTCTGGCGAGCCTTGGGGCTGGAAGCGATCCATTCCTGTTCGCGGCTGATAGCCTTCTGACGCGAGGCGTCTTCGCGGGCTTCCTGCTGCATGCGCTTGGCTTTCGCCTGCAGATAAGCGGAGTAATTGCCTTCGTAAGGAATGCCACGGCCACGGTCGAGCTCGAGAATCCAGCCCGTCACGTTGTCGAGGAAGTAGCGGTCGTGGGTGATCATCATCACGGCGCCGGGATAGTCGCGCAGGTGCTTTTCGAGCCAGGCGATGGTTTCGGCGTCAAGATGGTTGGTCGGTTCGTCGAGCAGCAGCAGATCAGGCTGCGAAAGCAAGAGCTTGCAAAGCGCCACACGACGGCGCTCACCACCCGAAAGGCCGGTTACGGCAGAGTCGCCGGGCGGGCAACGCAGCGCATCCATGGCCATTTCGACCTGATTTTCCAGATCCCACAGGTTCTGGCTGTCGATCATGTCCTGGAGCTTTGCGCCCTCATCCGCCGTTTCGTCGGAATAGTTCATCATCAGTTCGTTGTAGCGGTCAACGATCGCCGTCTTGTGCGCCACGCCTTCCATGACGTTTTCCATCACGGTCTTGTTCTCGTCGAGCTTCGGCTCCTGCTCGAGATAACCGAGCGTCGCACCTTCGGCGAGCCAGGCTTCACCGGTATATTCCTTGTCGAGGCCGGCCATGATTTTCAGAACGGTCGACTTACCGGCGCCGTTCGGGCCGAGAATACCGATCTTGGCATCGGGGTAGAAGGAGAGATGGACGTTCTCCAGAACCTTCTTCGCGCCATAGGACTTGTTCAGCCCAGCCATGTGATAGATGAATTGACGTGCCATTGTAGCGAATGCTCCACATCGGATTTTTAAGAGTACGTATCGGGAAATTTGCCGCTATGTAGGGTAAATAGGACCTTGGGGCAACCTCTGGCACGATTATGACCCCATGATTATGACAGGCTGCGTGATGAGGCGATGGGTGCGATGATGAATGAGACGACTGATAACTTCGCCTTCAGCCAGATCCAGAGGCTGGAAGCCCCTTCCGGCGCATCCATCGCCTTCCGTCATCAGCCTTCCGCCCTTGTCTCCGCGCACGGCGTCCTCATGATCTGCCACGGCCTCGTCGAACATGCCGGCCGTTACCGGCGTTTTGCCGATGTGATGGCGAAACAGGGTTTCGAGGTCTATGCCCATGACCATCGCGGCCATGGCCGTACAAAAGCGGCGGATGCACCCCTCGGCCGCTTCGCCTGGAAGGATGGCGCAGAAAAGGTCGTTTCAGATGTCATGGCGATGCGCATGATGGTCGGCGAGAGACATCCCGGCCTGCCCGTGATCCTGTTCGGCCACTCCATGGGCGGCCTCGTCGCGCTCAACGCGGCCGTCAGCAATCCGGATGCCTTCGATGGCCTGTCGATCTGGAATTCCAATCTCAATCCCGGCCTCATGGGCCGCATCGCGCAGGTGGTGCTACGGCTTGAAAAGATGCTGAAGGGCTCGGACGTGCCGAGCGCCATCCTGCCAAAGGCGACCTTCCGCGCCTGGAACGCCAGAATGCCGGAAAAGCGCACCCATGCCGATTGGTTGAGCCATGACAAGGCGGCTGTCGATGCCTATGTGGAGGACCCGCTCTGCCAGTTCGAGGCCAGCGTCTCCCTCTGGCAGGATGTCTTCGAACTCTCCTATCGCGCGCCAAAACTCATCGAACGCCTGCCGAAGACGTTACCGCTTCTCCTCGTCAGCGGCGATCAGGATACCGCTACCAATGATGGCAGGGAGATTGTGTGGCTGGCCGAGCGTTTCCGCCAGGCGGGTTTCAGCCATGTCGAACACACAATATACAAGGGAATGCGGCACGAGACGCTGAACGAGATCGGCTGGCAGGCTGTGGCGGCAGATTTCGCCGCCTGGTGCAGCCGCGTCGTCAAAGACTGAGGGCGTCTTTGCCGAAACGGAATAAGTCCATGAGATAAAATCACATGCGGCGCGGCAAGCGGCGGTCTATAAACCGGCAAGCAGAAAATCCCGGGGGACAGATGACCGACATGCCGAACAGGAAACCGCCGCTCTCCGGCATCCGCGTCATCGAGCTTGCGCGGGTTCTGGCTGGTCCCTGGGCGGGGCAGATGCTGGCCGATATGGGCGCTGACGTCATCAAGGTGGAGAACCCTGAAGGCGGTGACGACACCCGTTCATGGGGACCGCCCTTTGTAGAAAGTGCTGATGGAGAAAACCTGTCCGCCGCCTATTACCACGCCACCAATCGCGGCAAACGCTCCATCATTGCCGATCTGAAGACGCCCGAGGGCTGCGAACTGGTGCGCCGGCTGGTCCGCACCGCCGATGTCGTCATCGAAAACTTCAAGCGCGGTGGGCTTGCCAAATATGGCCTCGATTACGAGAGCCTGCGGGTGCTCAATCCGAAGCTGATCTATTGCTCCATCACCGGCTTCGGCCAGACCGGGCCCTATGCGGATTTTGCAGGATACGACTATATCGTGCAGGGCATGTCCGGTTTCATGTCGATAACAGGCGAGCCGGATGGCCAGCCGATGAAGGCCGGCGTGGCTGTCGCCGATATCTTCACCGGCATCTATTCGGTGTCAGCCATTCAGGCCGCCCTCATTCACGCCATGCGGTCAGGCGAAGGCCAGCATATCGACATGGCGCTTCTGGATGTACAATCGGCCGTGCTGGCCAACCAGAACATGAATTATCTGATTTCCGGCAAGGCCCCCGTCAGGCTCGGCAACGCCCACCCCAATATCTCCCCCTATGAGGTGGTGCCGACGGCCGATGGGTTTCTGATCCTCGCAGTCGGCAATGACGGCCAGTTCCGCCGCCTTTGCAACATCCTCGGCATAGGCGCGATAGCCGATGACGAGCGTTACGCGACGAACAAGACCCGCGTGGCGCATAAGGCCGAAGTCCGGCAGATCATTTCCGCCGAAACGCTGAAATGGAACAAGCGCGATCTCCTGACCG from Agrobacterium tumefaciens includes these protein-coding regions:
- the ettA gene encoding energy-dependent translational throttle protein EttA; translation: MARQFIYHMAGLNKSYGAKKVLENVHLSFYPDAKIGILGPNGAGKSTVLKIMAGLDKEYTGEAWLAEGATLGYLEQEPKLDENKTVMENVMEGVAHKTAIVDRYNELMMNYSDETADEGAKLQDMIDSQNLWDLENQVEMAMDALRCPPGDSAVTGLSGGERRRVALCKLLLSQPDLLLLDEPTNHLDAETIAWLEKHLRDYPGAVMMITHDRYFLDNVTGWILELDRGRGIPYEGNYSAYLQAKAKRMQQEAREDASRQKAISREQEWIASSPKARQTKSKARIRAYDELVEAAENRRPGDAQIVIPVAERLGRVVIEAENLTKAYGDRVLIENLTFKLPPGGIVGVIGPNGAGKTTLFRMITGQEQPDSGSVTVGETVQLGYVDQSRDTLAGDKTVWEEISGGNDIIKLGKFEVNSRAYCGAFNFKGGDQQQKVGNLSGGQRNRVHLAKMLKAGGNVLLLDEPTNDLDTETLAALEEALEAFAGCAVIISHDRMFLDRLATHILAFEGDSHVEWFEGNFEDYEKDKVRRLGPESIKPGRVSYKRLTR
- a CDS encoding alpha/beta fold hydrolase, whose translation is MNETTDNFAFSQIQRLEAPSGASIAFRHQPSALVSAHGVLMICHGLVEHAGRYRRFADVMAKQGFEVYAHDHRGHGRTKAADAPLGRFAWKDGAEKVVSDVMAMRMMVGERHPGLPVILFGHSMGGLVALNAAVSNPDAFDGLSIWNSNLNPGLMGRIAQVVLRLEKMLKGSDVPSAILPKATFRAWNARMPEKRTHADWLSHDKAAVDAYVEDPLCQFEASVSLWQDVFELSYRAPKLIERLPKTLPLLLVSGDQDTATNDGREIVWLAERFRQAGFSHVEHTIYKGMRHETLNEIGWQAVAADFAAWCSRVVKD
- a CDS encoding CaiB/BaiF CoA transferase family protein, which codes for MTDMPNRKPPLSGIRVIELARVLAGPWAGQMLADMGADVIKVENPEGGDDTRSWGPPFVESADGENLSAAYYHATNRGKRSIIADLKTPEGCELVRRLVRTADVVIENFKRGGLAKYGLDYESLRVLNPKLIYCSITGFGQTGPYADFAGYDYIVQGMSGFMSITGEPDGQPMKAGVAVADIFTGIYSVSAIQAALIHAMRSGEGQHIDMALLDVQSAVLANQNMNYLISGKAPVRLGNAHPNISPYEVVPTADGFLILAVGNDGQFRRLCNILGIGAIADDERYATNKTRVAHKAEVRQIISAETLKWNKRDLLTACETNAVPAGPINSIEEMFADPQVQARGLRVDLETQDGTVIPGVRTPIIMSQTPLRYERPSPKLGEHQAQVLAELETIERTTTP